The following are encoded together in the Arcticibacterium luteifluviistationis genome:
- a CDS encoding choice-of-anchor Q domain-containing protein, which translates to MKRYLQIIITCLCFTSVSLAQDIYVNVNATGGANNGSSWTDAYTDLQDAIDAATVNQEIWVAAGTYLPTKDHLGNSTPAENRDKNFHIDTDMKIYGGFNGTETALNQRDWTNNATILSGDIGTAGNSTDNSYHVFITANLTSAAIIDGFTVQNGYANGSSTISYSSPIPLWRLGGGGMSNVSSSPTINNVTFTANSADYGGGMLNNSSSPIVNNVTFTANSANFGFGGGMHNQNYSSPTLKNVTFSANSANLGGGGGMYNSLSSPTVNNVIFSANSSTGDGGGMFNISSSLTLSNVIFASNTSNSGDGGGMYNRDSPSTTLTNVTFKGNIATNGGGMYNHNSSPTITNSIFWDNMKGTSTIVAGTDIENLSSTPTVTYSSLQGYTGGTGCITGDPLFVDATDADGADNVWMTADDGINITSGSALIGAGTATGAPLTDITGYTRPSPPSIGAYEYSPCAFAASVVYVDVAATGNGTGSTWANAYTDLQDALDARMACSIIDTILVAEGTYYPTQSPDGTTTDARDRAFHLANANVVILGGYSASAGTPTRGATILSGDIGTIGTATDNAYHVMITANLTTATIIDNVAFTTGNAAGGTAGTLTYAGRGFSRSSGGGMYNTSSSPTLTNCVFANNTAHSSGGGIYNFFGSSPTLTSCIFNDNRVLFTGGGMSNRSSSSPTLTNCVFTGNSADSGGGMYNGSSSPTLTSCMFTGNNSTAHGGGMYNDDSSFPTLTNTAFFKNSALSSGSSVFNEHTLSTTVIAAASTHNATDADLALFPNTKIDLSGLHYKDIIVDSTDLDGPDDIWMTADDGLFLLPNSILRDSGTATGAPALDIAGNTRPSPPSIGAYEYNPCLFATSVVYVDVNAVGNSTGTSWTNAYTKLQDALDARMACSIVDTILVAEGTYYPTSSPDGTTADARDRAFHLADANVLILGGYSASAGTPTGGATILSGDIGTAGDSTDNSYHVLITANLTNASLIDGFIIKNGNAITDRESMAYLSLLFARKTGGGMYNISSSPTICNTTFINNNAQNGGGITNQSTASPIIKNTTFEKNNATYFGGGILNVNSLPRITNATFIRNSALTGGAINNNGSSPKIVNTTFTENVASQEGGALYNYYNSSPTITNSIFWKNTKNNNNATPGADIYNQTSTDSPVLSYSLTQENSDFSTGTGIINNKDPLFVDAANGDYRLKACSPVINMGTTVSHTSDILGNNHFGTVDMGAYEYQGNPFSSTAIYVKKDATGDNDGSSWANAYTDLQDAIDNHCGGLDIWVAAGTYLPTASPDDISTDPRDKSFHIGTDMKIYGGFNGTETALSQRDWESNVTILSGDFDGNDVVTGAGSSLSFTNNEENAIHVLITADLTTSSIIDGFTITKGNANVSPGAIAYQSKNFFGSLGGGLYNFTSSPFITNTTFVNNNTAFNGGAMFNFGSSPSITNSVFANNNADRNGGGIYNEFSSPEITNTTFVNNNAVFKGGGIYNAQFSPTIANTIFWENTQLGGNAVAGADISDNGSATNISYSLTQENSDFSTGTGIINNEDPLFVDAANGDFRLQACSPVIDKGTADTTGLNLGLIDLAGNPRVLDGRIDMGAYEGASVGLATATDLLTWTGAVDTVWNNACNWSPAGIPTATNDVIIPSGPVNQPTIFIDDAKASTVEVYGELTIASDGKLELNGSKDLTNAGFNITFHNWGKVHNNGELVMGNLNTISRTGLFNRGTFNNNAEGEFKIDNTIGVAIYNYISTFNNKGKIIIGANNPVGNTGFSNYKGTVTNSSEGEINIDNTSETGISTLGSTIFTNEGKIIIGANSTEIQNGLENKVSTFNNTLCAELKIFKGTLHNSSTEYVTATVTNTGYILTMDSLKNEGTFTNNGVLKYAVQTGNAVANSTNSSIIVNDTLSTFFTYGGTYNGTVNGIFTAEAATVSAGTFTSPNSFVPLSTLPLGSQTLYAKVTPNGNACSHVVPFLFGNFREIDVRGNYVSIANGDMTPSSLDLTDFGVAGINGGTISHIFTIVNEGTSTLTLGANPVTKSGPHEADYTILQPSETTIAPGDSVYFDIIFDPSVFGERNATISIANDDTDENPYTFAILGNSFCNVPSTASMAGTANLTCSITSVTRTTSGGTSYSWSNGLGTNATANISTAGTYTVTVTAANGCTSTATTEVTIDNTPPTASISGTDSLNCTQNTVTRTASGGASYAWSNGLGANAMVSITNTGTYTVTVTGANGCSSTATTEVVFNNNLVVSASNDGPYEEQETINLIATGGPSYSWAGPNGFTSTLVNPSISNASPAKAGIYTVTVTKGSCTGTATTDVIINCSTPGMSYYLAYVDGAEVDVFAPLVSEMEVQATNRRMTVLAIPNCELPIIESTRLQLSGTGNVQFYNDNEAPYSLYENNGATYGDVFEANYYTFIARGYAQDNSQGVVVGPDVIRFWVVSGDREITSPTLSTNVICAGANLTVSSTATGASSFNVGNMYQAFLSDENGSFTNQILIGSSANPNNIACTIPSNLTGGSNYKVIVRSSSPVVSSDASASLSITSNSVSLLSPTNDILSGTQTEQAIQTINAENKISGSSNVMYKAGNAILLAPGFSTASGNVFSAKIEDVCAE; encoded by the coding sequence ATGAAAAGATACTTACAAATCATCATCACCTGCTTATGCTTCACTTCGGTAAGTTTAGCACAAGATATTTATGTAAATGTAAATGCTACGGGTGGTGCCAATAATGGCTCTTCTTGGACAGATGCCTACACCGATTTACAAGATGCCATAGACGCCGCTACCGTAAATCAAGAAATTTGGGTAGCCGCAGGCACTTATTTACCTACCAAAGACCACTTAGGAAACAGCACACCTGCAGAGAACCGAGATAAGAATTTTCATATAGACACAGATATGAAAATATACGGTGGTTTTAACGGTACAGAAACGGCTTTAAACCAAAGAGACTGGACTAACAATGCCACCATCCTGAGTGGAGACATAGGCACAGCAGGCAATAGCACAGACAATAGCTACCACGTATTTATTACAGCTAACCTTACCAGTGCAGCGATTATTGATGGATTTACTGTACAAAACGGTTATGCAAACGGAAGTAGTACTATTTCCTACTCATCTCCTATACCGCTGTGGCGACTTGGTGGCGGCGGAATGAGTAATGTTTCTTCTTCCCCTACAATTAACAATGTGACTTTCACCGCAAATTCGGCTGATTACGGCGGAGGGATGCTTAATAATTCTTCCTCACCTATAGTTAACAATGTAACTTTCACCGCAAATTCGGCTAATTTCGGCTTCGGAGGTGGGATGCATAATCAAAATTATTCTTCCCCCACCTTGAAAAACGTAACTTTCTCCGCAAATTCGGCTAATTTGGGCGGCGGCGGCGGAATGTATAATTCTTTATCCTCACCTACAGTTAACAATGTAATCTTCTCGGCAAATTCATCCACAGGCGACGGTGGCGGGATGTTTAATATTTCTTCATCCCTTACACTGAGCAATGTAATCTTTGCTTCAAACACGTCGAATTCCGGCGACGGCGGGGGAATGTATAATCGTGATTCTCCTTCCACTACATTGACCAATGTGACATTCAAGGGGAATATAGCGACTAACGGCGGCGGGATGTATAATCATAACTCTTCTCCGACAATTACCAATTCTATCTTTTGGGACAATATGAAAGGTACGAGCACTATCGTTGCGGGAACAGATATAGAAAATCTTTCTTCTACACCTACCGTCACCTACTCCTCACTTCAGGGCTATACCGGCGGTACAGGATGTATTACTGGAGACCCGCTATTTGTAGATGCTACAGATGCAGATGGGGCAGATAATGTATGGATGACTGCAGATGATGGAATAAATATCACGAGTGGTTCAGCACTCATCGGAGCAGGTACGGCTACTGGAGCACCACTCACAGATATTACAGGCTATACACGCCCCAGCCCACCTAGTATAGGAGCGTATGAGTATAGTCCGTGTGCATTTGCTGCATCAGTAGTATATGTAGACGTAGCTGCCACAGGCAATGGTACTGGTAGTACATGGGCAAATGCCTACACCGACCTACAAGACGCACTAGATGCTAGAATGGCCTGCAGTATAATAGACACCATCCTAGTAGCAGAGGGTACATACTATCCTACACAAAGTCCAGATGGAACTACGACAGATGCAAGAGACAGAGCCTTTCACCTAGCCAATGCCAACGTGGTGATACTGGGCGGATATAGTGCCAGTGCAGGCACACCTACCAGAGGAGCTACCATCCTAAGCGGAGATATAGGAACTATAGGTACAGCCACAGATAATGCGTACCACGTGATGATAACGGCAAACCTAACTACTGCTACCATCATAGATAATGTAGCCTTCACCACAGGAAATGCAGCAGGAGGTACTGCAGGAACTCTAACTTATGCAGGTCGTGGTTTTTCTCGAAGTTCTGGCGGTGGAATGTATAACACATCTTCTTCTCCTACACTCACCAACTGTGTGTTTGCCAACAATACTGCCCACTCTTCTGGCGGTGGAATATATAATTTTTTTGGTTCTTCCCCTACACTCACCAGCTGTATATTTAATGACAATAGAGTTTTGTTTACAGGCGGTGGAATGTCTAATAGATCTTCTTCTTCCCCTACACTCACCAACTGTGTGTTTACGGGCAATAGTGCTGATAGTGGCGGTGGAATGTATAATGGTTCTTCTTCCCCTACACTCACCAGCTGCATGTTTACAGGCAATAATAGTACTGCCCATGGCGGTGGAATGTATAATGACGATTCTTCTTTCCCTACACTTACCAATACAGCCTTCTTTAAAAATTCGGCTCTATCGTCAGGTAGTTCAGTTTTTAATGAGCATACTTTAAGTACTACTGTCATAGCCGCAGCAAGTACCCACAATGCTACAGATGCCGATTTAGCATTATTCCCTAATACCAAGATAGACCTAAGTGGATTGCACTACAAAGACATCATTGTAGACAGCACAGACCTAGACGGCCCAGATGATATATGGATGACCGCAGATGATGGCTTATTCTTACTGCCAAATTCTATTCTACGAGATTCGGGTACAGCTACAGGAGCACCTGCCCTAGATATAGCAGGGAATACACGCCCTAGCCCTCCTAGCATCGGAGCGTATGAGTACAATCCGTGCTTGTTTGCTACATCAGTAGTATACGTAGATGTAAATGCTGTGGGAAATAGTACCGGTACTTCTTGGACCAATGCCTACACCAAACTACAAGATGCACTAGATGCTCGTATGGCCTGCAGTATAGTAGACACTATCCTAGTAGCAGAAGGTACCTACTACCCTACCTCTAGCCCGGATGGTACTACTGCAGACGCACGAGACCGAGCCTTTCACCTGGCCGATGCTAATGTATTGATACTAGGAGGATACAGTGCCAGTGCAGGCACACCTACTGGCGGTGCTACTATCCTAAGTGGAGACATAGGTACAGCAGGCGACAGCACAGATAATAGTTACCATGTACTTATCACCGCAAACTTAACAAATGCTAGTTTAATTGATGGCTTTATAATAAAAAATGGTAATGCCATTACTGATAGAGAAAGTATGGCGTATTTGTCTTTACTTTTTGCTCGAAAAACTGGAGGTGGGATGTACAACATCTCCTCTTCCCCCACCATTTGCAATACAACTTTTATTAATAATAATGCACAAAATGGTGGCGGAATTACCAATCAAAGTACAGCTTCGCCTATTATAAAAAATACAACTTTTGAGAAAAATAATGCTACATATTTTGGAGGAGGAATCCTTAACGTTAATTCTTTACCAAGAATCACTAATGCCACTTTTATAAGAAATTCTGCCCTTACTGGAGGAGCAATAAATAATAATGGTTCATCACCAAAGATCGTAAATACTACTTTTACTGAAAATGTGGCATCTCAAGAAGGTGGTGCATTGTATAATTATTACAACTCTTCTCCAACGATTACAAATTCAATTTTTTGGAAGAATACTAAAAATAATAATAATGCTACTCCTGGTGCTGATATTTACAATCAAACCAGTACAGATTCACCCGTATTAAGCTACTCCCTTACCCAAGAAAACAGTGATTTTAGTACAGGAACGGGCATCATTAATAATAAAGACCCACTTTTTGTAGACGCTGCCAATGGGGATTATAGGTTAAAAGCTTGTTCGCCGGTCATTAATATGGGAACTACGGTAAGTCATACCTCCGACATATTGGGTAATAATCATTTTGGAACTGTGGACATGGGGGCTTATGAGTATCAAGGAAACCCTTTTAGTAGCACTGCCATTTACGTTAAAAAAGATGCTACTGGTGACAATGATGGCTCATCATGGGCAAATGCCTATACTGACCTTCAAGATGCCATAGACAACCATTGTGGTGGATTAGACATTTGGGTAGCCGCAGGTACTTACTTACCTACAGCTTCACCTGATGACATATCCACAGACCCTCGTGACAAAAGTTTTCACATAGGCACAGATATGAAAATATACGGCGGATTTAATGGTACGGAGACTGCACTATCTCAAAGAGATTGGGAATCAAACGTCACTATATTAAGTGGTGATTTTGATGGTAATGATGTGGTAACAGGTGCCGGCAGCAGCTTATCTTTTACTAATAATGAAGAGAATGCTATCCATGTACTCATTACTGCAGATTTAACCACCTCAAGCATAATTGATGGATTTACCATTACGAAGGGGAATGCTAATGTATCTCCTGGAGCTATTGCTTATCAGTCTAAGAATTTTTTCGGTAGCTTAGGAGGTGGATTGTATAATTTCACTTCTTCACCATTCATCACCAATACCACATTTGTCAATAATAATACAGCTTTTAACGGTGGTGCAATGTTCAATTTTGGTTCATCGCCATCAATTACTAATTCTGTTTTTGCCAATAATAACGCTGATAGAAATGGAGGAGGAATTTATAACGAGTTTTCTTCGCCAGAAATTACCAACACCACCTTTGTAAATAATAATGCAGTTTTCAAAGGTGGTGGAATTTATAACGCACAATTTTCACCAACAATCGCAAATACTATTTTTTGGGAGAATACTCAATTGGGTGGCAATGCCGTCGCAGGAGCGGATATATCAGACAATGGAAGTGCCACGAACATAAGCTACTCCCTTACCCAAGAAAACAGTGATTTTAGTACAGGAACGGGCATCATTAATAATGAAGACCCACTTTTTGTAGATGCCGCCAATGGTGACTTTAGGCTGCAGGCTTGTTCGCCAGTAATAGATAAAGGAACCGCAGATACCACAGGACTTAACTTAGGTTTGATAGATTTGGCAGGAAACCCAAGAGTTTTAGATGGCAGAATAGACATGGGAGCCTATGAAGGTGCAAGTGTAGGACTCGCCACCGCCACAGACTTACTCACATGGACAGGAGCAGTAGATACAGTATGGAACAATGCCTGTAACTGGTCTCCCGCAGGTATTCCTACTGCTACTAATGATGTAATTATTCCTTCTGGGCCTGTAAACCAGCCTACCATATTCATTGACGACGCTAAAGCTAGCACAGTGGAAGTATATGGAGAACTCACCATTGCCTCTGACGGAAAACTGGAACTTAATGGGTCAAAAGATCTTACTAACGCTGGCTTTAATATTACTTTTCATAATTGGGGTAAGGTACATAACAATGGTGAATTAGTCATGGGAAACCTGAATACTATAAGCAGGACGGGATTATTTAACAGAGGCACTTTTAACAATAATGCCGAAGGTGAATTTAAAATCGATAATACAATCGGAGTAGCAATATATAATTACATAAGTACTTTTAATAATAAAGGTAAAATCATTATTGGTGCCAATAATCCTGTAGGTAATACTGGATTCTCTAATTATAAAGGTACTGTTACTAATTCTTCGGAGGGAGAAATTAATATTGATAATACATCAGAAACAGGAATAAGCACCCTTGGAAGTACTATTTTCACTAATGAAGGTAAGATTATAATAGGTGCCAACTCCACCGAGATTCAAAATGGATTGGAAAATAAAGTCTCCACTTTTAATAATACCTTATGTGCTGAACTTAAAATCTTCAAGGGTACTTTACACAATAGTTCAACAGAATACGTTACCGCAACAGTAACAAACACAGGCTATATTTTAACTATGGATAGCCTAAAAAATGAAGGTACATTTACCAATAACGGCGTATTAAAATATGCTGTTCAAACTGGAAACGCTGTCGCAAATTCAACAAATTCTTCCATCATTGTCAATGATACGCTTTCTACCTTCTTTACCTATGGAGGCACTTATAATGGCACTGTCAATGGCATTTTCACAGCTGAAGCGGCTACCGTTTCAGCCGGAACTTTTACTTCTCCAAATAGTTTTGTACCCTTAAGTACTTTGCCTTTGGGCAGCCAAACACTTTATGCCAAAGTAACGCCTAACGGCAATGCCTGTAGTCATGTGGTTCCTTTCCTATTTGGTAATTTTAGAGAAATAGACGTCAGAGGAAATTATGTAAGCATAGCAAATGGAGACATGACCCCATCATCGTTAGACTTGACAGACTTTGGAGTAGCGGGTATAAACGGTGGTACTATTTCCCATATCTTTACGATAGTAAATGAAGGTACTTCCACTTTAACTTTAGGTGCTAATCCTGTTACTAAATCTGGACCTCATGAAGCTGATTATACTATTCTTCAGCCAAGTGAAACTACCATTGCTCCAGGCGATAGTGTTTATTTTGATATTATTTTTGACCCCTCCGTTTTCGGAGAGAGAAACGCCACAATAAGCATTGCCAATGACGATACAGATGAGAATCCTTACACCTTCGCCATTTTAGGTAATAGTTTTTGTAATGTTCCATCTACAGCAAGTATGGCAGGAACAGCAAATTTAACATGCTCCATCACCTCAGTTACGAGAACAACATCGGGCGGAACGAGTTATTCATGGTCAAATGGTTTAGGAACAAATGCTACGGCTAATATTAGTACCGCAGGAACTTACACCGTAACCGTAACTGCTGCTAATGGCTGTACAAGCACCGCTACTACTGAAGTGACTATTGACAATACGCCACCTACCGCAAGCATCTCAGGAACTGATAGCTTAAACTGTACACAAAACACTGTTACTAGAACTGCATCTGGTGGAGCTAGTTATGCTTGGTCTAATGGCTTAGGAGCAAATGCCATGGTCAGCATAACAAATACCGGAACGTACACCGTAACCGTAACTGGGGCAAACGGCTGTAGCAGTACTGCTACTACCGAAGTTGTTTTTAACAATAATTTGGTAGTATCAGCCTCAAATGACGGCCCTTACGAAGAACAAGAAACCATTAATTTAATAGCAACTGGCGGACCAAGCTATTCTTGGGCGGGTCCAAATGGCTTTACCAGTACTTTAGTAAATCCGAGTATCTCAAATGCATCACCTGCAAAAGCTGGTATTTATACCGTAACCGTGACTAAAGGCTCATGTACCGGCACAGCTACTACCGATGTTATTATAAATTGCAGTACACCTGGTATGTCTTATTATTTGGCTTACGTGGATGGTGCTGAGGTAGATGTTTTTGCTCCATTAGTAAGTGAAATGGAAGTGCAAGCCACTAACAGAAGAATGACCGTACTCGCCATACCAAACTGTGAGTTACCAATCATAGAGAGCACCAGGCTTCAGCTGTCAGGTACAGGAAATGTACAGTTTTACAATGATAATGAGGCTCCTTATTCGCTTTATGAAAATAATGGAGCAACTTATGGGGATGTATTTGAGGCCAACTATTATACATTTATAGCTAGAGGCTATGCTCAAGATAATTCTCAAGGCGTAGTAGTAGGGCCTGATGTTATTCGCTTTTGGGTGGTATCTGGAGACAGAGAAATCACCAGCCCTACACTTTCTACCAATGTGATATGTGCGGGTGCTAATCTTACAGTTTCTTCTACCGCCACAGGAGCATCTAGTTTTAATGTGGGCAATATGTATCAAGCATTCCTTTCTGACGAAAACGGAAGCTTTACTAATCAAATATTGATTGGTAGCTCGGCTAACCCAAATAACATTGCCTGTACCATTCCTAGCAATTTAACGGGCGGGTCTAATTACAAAGTCATTGTTCGTTCGTCTTCGCCAGTAGTATCTTCAGATGCATCGGCTAGTCTGTCAATAACTTCTAATTCTGTGAGTTTACTGTCACCTACAAACGATATTTTGAGCGGAACGCAAACAGAGCAAGCCATTCAAACCATAAACGCTGAAAACAAGATATCAGGCAGTTCAAATGTGATGTACAAAGCAGGAAACGCTATTTTATTAGCCCCAGGTTTTAGCACCGCATCTGGCAATGTTTTTAGTGCCAAAATTGAAGATGTGTGTGCGGAGTAA
- a CDS encoding LytR/AlgR family response regulator transcription factor, with product MKTTLNSSKIHVPVKIGSRMKVFPNQILMLKADQNYTYVFLKNGSKILSSTTLGTIEKRLVGNTFYRVNRSTVVNTRHIINTGRKNLEIQTTETSKPLLVKISRRRAKLFLAFTDLNN from the coding sequence ATGAAAACTACTCTTAATTCTTCAAAGATTCATGTTCCTGTAAAAATAGGAAGTCGAATGAAAGTGTTTCCAAACCAGATTTTAATGCTTAAAGCCGACCAAAACTATACCTATGTATTTTTAAAAAATGGTTCTAAAATACTTAGCTCCACCACTTTGGGCACTATTGAAAAAAGACTTGTAGGAAATACCTTTTACAGGGTGAACCGCTCCACGGTGGTAAACACTAGGCACATTATAAATACTGGAAGAAAAAACTTAGAAATACAAACCACTGAAACAAGTAAACCTCTGCTCGTAAAAATCTCACGACGCCGAGCCAAGCTTTTTTTGGCCTTTACTGACCTGAATAATTAA